A region of Streptomyces paludis DNA encodes the following proteins:
- a CDS encoding AzlD domain-containing protein encodes MTIWIAIGATAVGCYLVKLLGLLVPAAALERPLVQRLSALLPVALLAALTAQQTFSDQGALALDARGAGLAAAALALVLRAPFLVVVGAAVVATAGVRALGG; translated from the coding sequence TTGACCATCTGGATCGCCATCGGCGCGACCGCGGTCGGCTGCTATCTCGTCAAGCTGCTGGGTCTGCTCGTCCCCGCGGCGGCGCTGGAGCGCCCGCTCGTCCAGCGGCTGTCGGCGCTGCTGCCCGTCGCGCTGCTCGCCGCACTGACCGCGCAGCAGACCTTCAGCGACCAGGGGGCGCTGGCGCTGGACGCCCGGGGGGCCGGGCTCGCGGCGGCGGCCCTCGCGCTGGTCCTGCGCGCCCCCTTCCTGGTGGTCGTGGGGGCGGCCGTGGTGGCCACCGCGGGCGTCCGGGCGCTCGGCGGCTGA
- a CDS encoding DUF3046 domain-containing protein, with amino-acid sequence MRLTIFWERMADHFGAAYADSFARDHVMAELGGRTVHQALDSGWEAKDVWRAVCTAMGIPAEKR; translated from the coding sequence ATGCGGTTGACGATTTTCTGGGAGCGGATGGCGGACCACTTCGGCGCCGCCTATGCCGACTCCTTCGCCCGTGACCATGTGATGGCCGAACTGGGCGGCCGTACGGTGCACCAGGCGCTCGACTCCGGCTGGGAGGCCAAGGACGTCTGGCGCGCGGTCTGCACGGCCATGGGGATTCCGGCTGAGAAACGCTGA
- a CDS encoding AI-2E family transporter has translation MPGWLPRAMVLALALLGCFQLGSWAFHQLVGLLINVLIAFFLALAVEPAVGRMADRGIRRGLATFLVFFAVLIASTGFVVMLGSMLAGQIIDIVDSFPQYLDSVINWINQTFHTELSRVAVQDSLLHSDWLQKYVQNSATGVLDVSTTLLGGLFRLLTIFLFSFYFAADGPRLRRALCSVLPPARQAEVLRAWEIAVAKTGGYLYSRGLMALVSGVAHYIMLEFLDVPYAPALAVWVGLVSQFIPTIGTYLAGALPMLIAFTVDPWYALWVLGFVVIYQQFENYMLQPKLTARTVDIHPAVAFGSVIAGTALLGAVGALIAIPAVATLQAFLGAYVKRYDVMDEPRVRGGGRGGGRRGPFAARLRQTLRRERA, from the coding sequence ATGCCCGGGTGGCTGCCGCGCGCCATGGTCCTCGCGCTGGCGCTCCTCGGCTGCTTCCAGCTGGGCAGCTGGGCGTTCCACCAGCTGGTCGGGCTGCTGATCAATGTGCTGATCGCCTTCTTCCTGGCGCTGGCGGTCGAGCCCGCCGTCGGCCGGATGGCGGACCGCGGTATCCGGCGGGGGCTCGCCACGTTCCTCGTCTTCTTCGCGGTGCTGATCGCGAGCACCGGCTTTGTCGTGATGCTGGGCTCAATGCTGGCCGGTCAGATCATCGACATCGTCGATTCCTTCCCCCAGTACCTCGACTCGGTGATCAACTGGATCAACCAGACCTTCCACACGGAGCTGTCCAGGGTCGCCGTCCAGGACAGCCTGCTCCACTCCGACTGGCTCCAGAAGTACGTGCAGAACAGCGCGACCGGGGTCCTCGACGTCTCCACGACGCTCCTGGGCGGGCTGTTCCGGCTGCTGACGATCTTCCTGTTCTCGTTCTACTTCGCGGCGGACGGGCCCCGGCTGCGGCGCGCGCTCTGCTCCGTGCTCCCGCCGGCCAGACAGGCCGAGGTGCTGCGCGCCTGGGAGATCGCCGTCGCCAAGACGGGCGGCTATCTCTACTCACGGGGGCTGATGGCGCTTGTCTCCGGTGTGGCGCACTACATCATGCTGGAGTTCCTGGACGTGCCGTACGCGCCCGCGCTGGCGGTGTGGGTGGGGCTCGTCTCCCAGTTCATCCCGACCATCGGCACCTATCTCGCCGGCGCCCTGCCGATGCTGATCGCCTTCACCGTGGATCCCTGGTACGCGCTGTGGGTGCTCGGATTCGTCGTGATCTACCAGCAGTTCGAGAACTACATGCTCCAGCCGAAGCTCACCGCCAGGACCGTCGACATCCATCCGGCCGTGGCCTTCGGCTCGGTCATCGCGGGGACGGCGCTGCTGGGCGCGGTCGGCGCGCTGATCGCGATTCCGGCCGTCGCGACCTTGCAGGCGTTCCTCGGGGCGTATGTGAAGCGGTACGACGTGATGGACGAGCCCCGGGTGCGGGGCGGGGGCCGCGGGGGCGGCCGGCGCGGTCCGTTCGCGGCGCGGCTGCGGCAGACGCTGCGCCGCGAGCGCGCTTGA
- the recA gene encoding recombinase RecA: MAGTDREKALDAALAQIERQFGKGAVMRLGDRPNEPIEVIPTGSTALDVALGVGGLPRGRVVEVYGPESSGKTTLTLHAVANAQRLGGSVAFVDAEHALDPEYAKKLGVDIDNLLLSQPDNGEQALEIVDMLVRSGALDLIVIDSVAALVPRAEIEGEMGDSHVGLQARLMSQALRKITSALNQSKTTAIFINQLREKIGVMFGSPETTTGGRALKFYASVRLDIRRIETLKDGTDAVGNRTRVKVVKNKVAPPFKQAEFDILYGQGISREGGLIDMGVEHGFVRKAGAWYTYEGDQLGQGKENSRNFLKDNPDLANEIEKKILDKLGIGVRPDAQTVEAGAAPAAGAPAPAADAAKTVPAPAAKAKSAKAATAKS, translated from the coding sequence ATGGCAGGAACCGACCGCGAGAAGGCGCTGGACGCCGCTCTCGCACAGATTGAACGGCAATTCGGGAAGGGCGCGGTGATGCGCCTCGGTGACCGGCCGAACGAGCCCATCGAGGTCATCCCCACCGGATCGACCGCGCTCGACGTCGCGCTCGGCGTCGGGGGCCTGCCGCGCGGCCGAGTGGTCGAGGTCTACGGACCGGAGTCCTCCGGCAAGACGACGCTGACGCTGCACGCGGTGGCGAACGCGCAGCGGCTCGGCGGTTCGGTGGCCTTCGTGGACGCCGAACACGCCCTCGACCCCGAGTACGCGAAGAAGCTCGGCGTCGACATCGACAACCTCCTCCTGTCCCAGCCGGACAACGGCGAGCAGGCGCTCGAAATCGTGGACATGCTGGTCCGCTCCGGCGCGCTCGACCTCATCGTCATCGACTCCGTCGCGGCCCTGGTGCCGCGCGCGGAGATCGAGGGCGAGATGGGCGACTCGCACGTCGGCCTCCAGGCGCGGCTGATGAGCCAGGCGCTCCGGAAGATCACCAGCGCGCTCAACCAGTCCAAGACCACCGCGATCTTCATCAACCAGCTCCGCGAGAAGATCGGCGTCATGTTCGGCTCGCCGGAGACCACGACCGGTGGCCGGGCGCTCAAGTTCTACGCCTCGGTGCGCCTGGACATCCGCCGTATCGAGACGCTGAAGGACGGCACCGACGCCGTCGGCAACCGCACCCGCGTCAAGGTCGTCAAGAACAAGGTCGCGCCGCCCTTCAAGCAGGCCGAGTTCGACATCCTCTACGGCCAGGGCATCAGCCGCGAGGGCGGGCTGATCGACATGGGCGTGGAGCACGGCTTCGTCCGCAAGGCGGGCGCCTGGTACACGTACGAGGGCGACCAGCTCGGCCAGGGCAAGGAGAACTCCCGCAACTTCCTCAAGGACAACCCCGATCTCGCCAACGAGATCGAGAAGAAGATCCTGGACAAGCTGGGCATCGGTGTACGGCCGGACGCGCAGACCGTCGAGGCCGGGGCCGCCCCCGCGGCAGGCGCGCCCGCCCCGGCCGCCGACGCGGCGAAGACGGTGCCCGCTCCCGCTGCCAAGGCCAAGTCGGCCAAGGCGGCGACGGCCAAGAGTTAA
- the recX gene encoding recombination regulator RecX has protein sequence MPYAKRRRTEGPDGGSDSSRAGQEPSSQDPAERARAICLRLLTGTPRTRGQLADALRKREIPEDTAEEVLSRFEDVGLINDAAFADAWVESRHHGRGLARRALARELRTKGVDAALIDDAVGQLDADREEATARELVARKLRATRGLERDRRLRRLAGMLARKGYSEGMALRVVRQALEEEGEDTEGLDEEFH, from the coding sequence GTGCCTTATGCGAAGAGGCGGCGGACGGAAGGGCCGGACGGCGGCTCCGACTCGTCGAGGGCCGGGCAGGAGCCGTCGTCCCAGGATCCGGCGGAGCGGGCGCGGGCGATCTGTCTGCGCCTGCTCACCGGTACCCCGCGCACCCGCGGACAACTGGCGGACGCGCTGAGAAAGCGGGAGATCCCCGAGGACACCGCGGAAGAGGTACTCTCCCGCTTCGAGGACGTGGGACTGATCAACGACGCGGCGTTCGCGGACGCCTGGGTGGAGTCCCGGCACCACGGCCGGGGCCTGGCCCGGCGCGCCCTCGCGCGGGAGCTGCGGACGAAAGGGGTGGACGCCGCCCTGATCGACGACGCCGTCGGACAGCTCGACGCGGACCGGGAAGAGGCGACCGCCCGCGAGCTGGTCGCCCGCAAGCTCCGCGCCACCCGCGGTCTGGAACGGGACAGACGGCTGCGCAGGCTCGCGGGGATGCTGGCCCGCAAGGGCTATTCGGAGGGCATGGCGCTTCGGGTGGTCAGACAGGCGCTGGAGGAGGAGGGGGAGGACACCGAAGGGCTGGACGAGGAGTTCCACTAG
- a CDS encoding rhodanese-like domain-containing protein, with protein sequence MSDGTAPVEPTGIDELLERVRADLDRVDPREAHKAVADGALLVDIRYAALRDRDGLIPGALVVERNELEWRLDPRGSHRAPEATDHGLRVIVVCNEGYASSLAAASLRLLGLRRATDLVGGFQAWREAGLPVAR encoded by the coding sequence GTGAGCGACGGCACGGCACCAGTGGAGCCGACCGGCATCGACGAGCTGCTGGAGCGGGTACGCGCGGACCTGGACCGCGTGGACCCGCGCGAGGCCCACAAGGCCGTCGCCGACGGCGCGCTGCTGGTGGACATCCGCTATGCCGCGCTGCGAGACCGCGACGGGCTGATCCCCGGCGCGCTGGTCGTCGAGCGCAACGAGCTGGAGTGGCGGCTCGATCCGCGGGGCAGTCACCGCGCCCCCGAAGCCACGGACCACGGCCTGCGGGTGATCGTGGTCTGCAACGAGGGGTACGCGTCGAGCCTCGCGGCGGCCTCCCTCCGCCTGCTCGGCCTCCGTCGCGCGACCGATCTCGTGGGCGGCTTCCAGGCGTGGCGGGAGGCGGGACTGCCGGTCGCCCGGTAG
- a CDS encoding cupin domain-containing protein produces the protein MSVPVRISAPSVAAPSDRPAAPAGPAAFGPTPAELLDFVRRTVTDGALIASLPLDPEGRTWVRLDGPAGSEAWLIGWPPGTGTGWHDHGGSHGAFATASGALKEDSLAARLPTEGWKTLELAEGVDRERRLTAGEGRAFGRHHVHEVRNESGSEHAVSVHAYYPPLPLMRRYSRTGAVLRLEQVERPEEWQ, from the coding sequence ATGTCTGTTCCCGTACGTATTTCCGCGCCCTCCGTCGCGGCGCCCTCCGACCGGCCCGCGGCGCCGGCGGGGCCCGCGGCTTTCGGGCCCACCCCCGCCGAGCTGCTCGACTTCGTCCGCAGGACGGTCACCGACGGCGCGCTGATCGCCTCGCTTCCCCTCGATCCGGAGGGCAGGACCTGGGTCCGGCTCGACGGCCCGGCGGGCAGCGAGGCATGGCTGATCGGCTGGCCGCCCGGCACGGGCACCGGCTGGCACGATCACGGCGGCTCGCACGGCGCCTTCGCCACGGCGTCGGGCGCGCTGAAGGAGGACTCGCTGGCGGCCAGGCTGCCCACCGAGGGCTGGAAGACGCTGGAGCTGGCCGAGGGCGTCGACCGCGAGCGCCGGCTGACGGCGGGCGAGGGCCGGGCGTTCGGCCGCCACCATGTGCACGAGGTGCGCAACGAGTCCGGCTCCGAGCACGCGGTCTCCGTTCACGCGTACTACCCGCCGCTGCCGCTGATGCGTCGTTACAGCCGGACGGGCGCGGTGCTCCGGCTCGAACAGGTCGAGCGCCCCGAGGAGTGGCAGTGA